A genomic stretch from Lysobacter soyae includes:
- the gmk gene encoding guanylate kinase: protein MRGSLFIVAAPSGAGKSSLVNALLARDPDICLSVSYTSRPPRPGEKDGEHYHYVDELEFQRMIANGDFFEHALVHGDWKGTARGSVEPQLARGLDVLLEIDWQGARQVRDKVGEAIGIFILPPSVEALDQRMRKRAQDSEDTIAKRLAAARDEMSHFGEFDYLIVNEDFETALDELAAIFKASRLRRSAQMLRHDRLIRGLLAEPNA from the coding sequence ATGCGCGGCTCCCTTTTCATCGTTGCGGCCCCGTCGGGCGCCGGCAAATCAAGCTTGGTCAACGCTTTGCTGGCACGGGATCCGGACATCTGCCTGTCGGTGTCTTATACCTCGCGTCCCCCCAGGCCCGGTGAGAAGGACGGCGAGCACTACCACTACGTGGACGAGCTGGAATTCCAACGCATGATCGCCAACGGCGATTTCTTCGAGCATGCTTTGGTTCATGGGGATTGGAAGGGCACCGCCCGCGGCTCAGTCGAACCGCAGCTGGCGCGTGGCTTGGACGTCCTGCTCGAAATCGATTGGCAGGGGGCACGGCAGGTCCGCGACAAGGTTGGCGAAGCGATCGGCATCTTCATCTTGCCGCCTTCGGTCGAGGCCTTGGATCAGCGCATGCGCAAGCGCGCACAGGATTCCGAAGACACCATCGCCAAGCGTTTGGCGGCGGCGCGCGACGAAATGAGTCATTTCGGCGAGTTCGATTACCTCATTGTCAATGAGGATTTCGAGACCGCCCTGGACGAGCTCGCGGCGATCTTCAAAGCCAGTCGCCTGCGCCGGAGCGCACAGATGCTTCGGCACGACCGCTTGATTCGCGGGTTGCTCGCCGAGCCAAACGCGTAA
- the rpoZ gene encoding DNA-directed RNA polymerase subunit omega, with protein sequence MARITVEDCMQVVDNRFDLVIMAAKRARQLAKGVEARLDNSENQDKPTVLALREIADRKIDNAFISRVEKEEKERRDREALEWAAAEVVGDDDMARGDD encoded by the coding sequence ATGGCACGTATCACCGTTGAAGATTGCATGCAGGTCGTAGACAACCGCTTCGATCTGGTCATCATGGCCGCCAAGCGCGCCCGCCAGCTGGCCAAGGGTGTTGAAGCCCGTCTCGACAACAGCGAAAACCAAGACAAGCCGACCGTGCTCGCCTTGCGTGAAATCGCCGACCGCAAGATCGACAACGCCTTCATCAGCCGTGTCGAGAAGGAAGAGAAAGAACGCCGTGACCGCGAAGCGCTCGAGTGGGCTGCTGCCGAAGTGGTCGGTGACGACGACATGGCGCGCGGCGACGACTGA